From Chaetodon auriga isolate fChaAug3 chromosome 10, fChaAug3.hap1, whole genome shotgun sequence, a single genomic window includes:
- the fignl2 gene encoding fidgetin-like protein 2, which yields MLSPIVPYSLLKMHWNPEHAQPLSQWPEQHLDVSSTTSSPAHKSEFYSGRGRGSYNYAWANDDISALTASNLLKRYAEKYAGVLDSPYDRPPTVGTYPETGAFGGLNGQKTELEPWPLTHSTDASYSLVPPGGHDSLSGSKSVATSAGPPGVSSVSVVNSNLSDSGYSGSSTCSGSSEYPSSYNGTYLSSGYCPQPGAALPPASLHTLQSTPTLVASYSPTTPVYNYPPSTYPPQTSLGPNYSHPSATYLPSGLPAPTPVPSRPTVVGGSYTYQSTNLGTSESGGTLKRKAFEMSAEEDESGDGSRYRKYSYDPLKAVGNSPYSVNDKTECRGNGFNSSGSTDPQTFKPSKASSQPLVSPQYGAAGEYSPPAGMTGENGVAEQGFIQQQQHRSQAHKRPPLCAPTVETMKSPDPRLLDLVNGELLDCSPALGWGELAGLTHVKTALEEDLLWPVLRPSPVVRPPRTVLLFGPRGGGKTTLTRSLASQLGASFYRLSGAMLASKGKAEAEHVLGSLLQVAAARQPSVVLLSQVEAMEEEGLRQTLLSTLEKAQVGTTGLVILVCTTGRPDLLQDAVHRSFAKRYHVGLPDGGMRRQVLLQALSPQGCSLSERELSAVLQRTEGFSVWELLQLSQQALSSASSPTGAMHGLPTSSKPPAFTDFENAFCKVRPHTTTKELDTCIEWSKMYNH from the exons ATGCTGAGTCCTATTGTCCCCTATA GCCTGTTAAAGATGCACTGGAACCCGGAGCATGCCCAGCCTCTCAGCCAGTGGCCTGAGCAGCACCTGGAcgtctcctccaccacctcctctccgGCCCACAAGTCAGAATTCTACTCTGGCCGCGGCCGCGGCTCCTACAACTACGCCTGGGCCAATGACGACATCTCTGCTCTCACCGCCTCCAACCTGTTGAAGCGCTATGCTGAGAAGTACGCTGGTGTGCTGGACTCACCGTATGACCGGCCACCTACTGTGGGCACCTACCCAGAGACAGGGGCCTTTGGGGGCCTCAACGGCCAGAAGACTGAGCTGGAGCCCTGGCCACTGACGCACAGCACTGATGCCTCCTATTCCCTTGTGCCCCCTGGAGGCCATGACAGCCTCTCAGGTTCCAAGTCTGTAGCCACATCTGCAGGCCCTCCAGGGGTTAGTAGTGTGTCGGTGGTGAACAGTAACCTCTCAGACTCTGGCTACAGTGGCAGCAGCACCTGTAGCGGCTCCAGTGAGTACCCCTCTAGCTACAATGGCACCTATCTTTCCTCAGGGTACTGTCCCCAACCCGGTGCAGCACTTCCCCCTGCCTCCCTTCACACTCTCCAATCCACTCCCACTCTTGTGGCCAGCTATAGCCCCACCACACCTGTCTATAACTACCCCCCTAGCACATACCCTCCCCAGACCAGCCTTGGCCCCAACTACAGCCACCCCTCTGCAACTTACCTTCCCTCAGGTCTACCAGCACCTACTCCCGTTCCCTCCAGGCCCACAGTGGTAGGAGGCAGCTATACTTACCAGAGCACCAATCTTGGGACATCTGAGTCTGGAGGGACATTAAAGCGAAAAGCATTTGAGATGAGTGCCGAAGAGGATGAGAGCGGGGATGGGTCTCGGTACAGGAAATATAGCTATGACCCCTTGAAGGCTGTGGGAAACTCGCCCTACAGTGTGAATGACAAAACAGAGTGCCGGGGAAACGGCTTCAACAGTTCAGGCAGCACAGACCCTCAAACCTTCAAGCCTAGTAAGGCCTCCTCTCAGCCCCTGGTGTCTCCTCAGTATGGGGCAGCAGGGGAGTACAGCCCTCCAGCAGGGATGACGGGGGAGAATGGCGTGGCGGAGCAGGGCTtcatccaacagcagcagcaccgctCCCAGGCCCACAAGCGCCCGCCATTATGTGCTCCAACTGTTGAGACTATGAAGAGCCCAGACCCCCGGCTGTTGGACCTTGTCAATGGGGAGTTACTGGACTGCAGCCCGGCACTGGGCTGGGGCGAGCTGGCCGGGCTCACCCATGTCAAGACCGCCCTGGAGGAGGACCTTCTGTGGCCCGTGTTGAGGCCCAGTCCAGTGGTGCGGCCACCAAGAACCGTCCTGCTGTTTGGCCCCCGGGGAGGGGGTAAGACGACATTGACTCGTTCTTTGGCTTCACAGCTGGGCGCTTCCTTCTACCGGCTGAGTGGAGCCATGCTGGCCTCTAAAGGGAAGGCTGAGGCGGAGCACGTTCTGGGGTCTCTTTTGCAAGTGGCAGCGGCACGGCAGCCCTCAGTGGTGCTGCTCAGCCAGGTGGAGGCCATGGAAGAGGAGGGGCTCAGGCAGACCCTGCTGTCCACCCTGGAGAAAGCCCAGGTCGGGACCACGGGTCTGGTGATTCTTGTATGTACCACTGGCAGGCCAGACCTGCTGCAAGATGCAGTTCATCGGAGCTTTGCCAAGCGGTATCACGTTGGGCTGCCAGATGGGGGTATGCGCAGacaggtgctgctgcaggcGCTGTCACCTCAGGGCTGCAGCCTGAGCGAGAGGGAGCTGAGCGCTGTGCTGCAGCGCACAGAGGGCTTCTCAGTGTGGgagctgcttcagctcagcCAGCAGGCACTCTCCTCTGCGTCCTCCCCCACTGGGGCCATGCATGGCCTCCCCACATCCTCCAAACCCCCGGCCTTCACAGACTTTGAGAATGCCTTCTGCAAGGTGCGCCCACACACCACCACAAAAGAACTGGACACTTGTATAGAGTGGAGCAAGATGTATAACCACTGA